Proteins co-encoded in one Glandiceps talaboti chromosome 22, keGlaTala1.1, whole genome shotgun sequence genomic window:
- the LOC144452267 gene encoding uncharacterized protein LOC144452267, whose protein sequence is MTSFVKSENGGQLTTLDKEISETPQRVNKTTLNLLICAAFIIFEVSKQVVTYGTKEYNNGQYPISLTTIVVFIELVKLVISFILLAHQGGVSTMKLSWRFAIPSFIYGMNNNLFLYALHFAPPPLWNVLIQSRVLMTAVVYRVVFKRDVPPQRWAALLLLIVGISLAEVSNSSSAHSETDTSMSLVLRAVLLSLVSAALSTAASIYTEYLFKNDRRSFFEQQVQLYFFGAVMTGIWAMYVTKGNPIAVQGALNATILWLLILTILLGGAGGLLVAAIIKNIDNIAKIYSATFAIFLTAIVCSVLFPENFSLNLLFVAAVVTILVSSVLYERAKPKPKDSEINGASPKVVTTLPRQLSADIGLKTEHKG, encoded by the exons ATGACGTCATTTGTTAAAAGTGAAAATGGCGGCCAATTGACAACCCTTGACAAAGAAATTTCTGAAACACCACAGCGAGTGAATAAAACAACCCTAAATCTATTGATATGTGCCGCATTTATTATATTTGAGGTATCCAAACAAGTGGTGACATATGGGACCAAGGAATACAACAACGGCCAGTATCCAATATCGTTAACGACAATTGTAGTCTTCATAGAGCTGGTCAAACTTGTGATATCCTTCATACTACTAGCACACCAAGGGGGTGTTAGTACAATGAAGTTATCCTGGAGATTTGCTATTCCTTCATTTATCTACGGTATGAACaacaacctgtttctgtacgcTCTACATTTCGCGCCTCCACCACTTTGGAACGTTCTCATACAATCTCGTGTGCTGATGACAGCAGTCGTCTACCGTGTCGTCTTTAAAAGGGATGTACCACCACAACGATGGGCGGCGCTCCTTCTTCTAATCGTAGGGATTAGTTTAGCTGAAGTCTCGAACTCTTCATCTGCACACTCAGAAACGGATACCTCGATGTCCCTAGTCTTACGGGCAGTGTTACTAAGTCTAGTGAGTGCGGCACTTTCAACAGCCGCTTCTATATACACAGAG TATCTCTTCAAAAATGACAGAAGATCATTTTTCGAGCAGCAGGTACAATTATACTTTTTCGGTGCTGTTATGACTGGAATATGGGCCATGTATGTCACCAAGGGAAACCCAATAGCAGTACAGGGAGCCCTCAACGCCACCATTTTGTGGCTCCTGATTCTGACGATTCTTCTAGGCGGTGCAGGTGGTCTACTTGTTGCTGCTATCATAAAGAATATCGATAACATCGCGAAGATTTATTCAGCTACTTTTGCCATTTTTCTTACCGCCATTGTATGCTCCGTGCTTTTCCCAGAAAATTTCAGTTTGAATCTGTTATTTGTGGCCGCCGTTGTCACTATATTGGTATCATCTGTGTTGTATGAGAGAGCTAAACCAAAACCTAAAGACAGTGAAATCAATGGAGCGTCTCCAAAAGTAGTTACTACGTTGCCAAGACAACTGTCGGCTGACATCGGCTTGAAAACCGAACATAAGGGATAA